A single window of Sulfitobacter sp. JL08 DNA harbors:
- a CDS encoding ABC transporter permease, producing the protein MTRSLLPVLTVVSAIFAMWYVASVFLNAPWAYDNAARAGVELSTAELIADTWAQDKPKLPAPHQVAVELWQTTVEKKVTSKRSLIYHAWISFSSTMLGFVLGTLLGIALAVGIVFNRTMDMSVMPWVIASQTIPILAIAPMIIVVLNAVGISGLLPKAVISMYLSFFPVVVGMVKGLRSPSVMQLDQMRTWNASPAQTFWRLRFPSSMPYLFTSLKIAMAASLVGAIVGELPTGAVAGLGARLLAGSYYGQTIQIWSALIMAAALAAALVGIIGVLQRITLRRMGMA; encoded by the coding sequence ATGACGCGGTCGCTGTTGCCTGTGCTGACTGTCGTATCGGCGATTTTTGCGATGTGGTATGTCGCATCGGTTTTTTTGAACGCACCGTGGGCCTATGACAACGCGGCGCGCGCCGGCGTTGAACTGAGTACGGCAGAACTGATTGCCGATACCTGGGCGCAGGACAAACCGAAGCTGCCGGCACCGCATCAGGTCGCGGTCGAATTATGGCAGACCACGGTCGAGAAAAAAGTCACGTCAAAACGGTCCCTGATCTATCATGCTTGGATCTCTTTTTCATCGACGATGCTGGGGTTCGTTTTGGGCACGTTGCTGGGGATCGCGCTGGCGGTCGGGATTGTGTTCAACCGCACGATGGACATGAGCGTGATGCCATGGGTGATCGCGAGTCAGACCATTCCGATTCTGGCCATCGCGCCGATGATCATCGTCGTTCTGAATGCCGTGGGGATTTCCGGATTGCTGCCCAAGGCGGTGATTTCGATGTATCTGTCTTTTTTTCCGGTGGTGGTCGGCATGGTCAAGGGTTTGCGCAGTCCTTCTGTCATGCAGCTTGACCAGATGCGGACGTGGAATGCGTCGCCCGCACAGACATTCTGGCGTCTGCGTTTTCCGTCATCGATGCCCTATCTTTTTACCTCGCTCAAGATTGCGATGGCTGCGTCGCTGGTGGGGGCGATTGTTGGTGAATTGCCCACCGGGGCCGTTGCCGGATTGGGCGCACGCCTGCTGGCGGGCAGTTATTACGGCCAGACCATCCAGATCTGGAGCGCGCTGATCATGGCGGCGGCCCTTGCCGCGGCCCTTGTCGGGATAATCGGTGTTTTGCAGCGCATCACGTTGCGCCGCATGGGGATGGCGTGA
- a CDS encoding ABC transporter ATP-binding protein yields the protein MTSNTVISARNLDLTFQTNDGPVHALKDVSLDIEKGDFVSFIGPSGCGKTTFLRVMADLEQPTGGTISINGTSPEQARKARAYGYVFQAAGLYPWRTIGGNIRLPLEIMGYDAADMAARVARVLDLVELGGFEKKYPWQLSGGMQQRASIARALAFDADLLLMDEPFGALDEIVRDHLNEQLLHLWERTGKTIAFVTHSIPEAVYLSTKIVVMSPRPGRITDVINSPLPKERPLDIRDTPEFLEVAHRVREGLRAGHGDEV from the coding sequence TTGACCTCAAATACCGTTATCAGCGCGCGCAATCTGGACCTGACATTCCAAACCAACGATGGTCCGGTGCACGCGTTGAAAGATGTGTCCCTGGACATTGAAAAAGGCGATTTTGTGAGCTTTATCGGCCCCTCAGGCTGCGGCAAAACCACGTTTCTGCGGGTGATGGCCGATCTGGAACAGCCCACGGGCGGAACGATCAGCATCAACGGCACTTCGCCCGAACAGGCCCGCAAGGCCCGCGCCTACGGGTATGTTTTTCAGGCTGCGGGCCTTTATCCTTGGCGCACAATCGGCGGCAACATCCGCCTGCCGCTGGAGATTATGGGCTATGACGCGGCTGATATGGCGGCCCGCGTCGCGCGTGTTCTGGATCTTGTCGAACTGGGCGGATTTGAAAAGAAATATCCCTGGCAATTGTCGGGCGGCATGCAGCAACGTGCCTCTATCGCGCGGGCACTGGCCTTTGATGCCGATCTGTTGCTGATGGATGAACCCTTTGGCGCGCTTGATGAAATCGTACGTGACCATCTGAACGAACAGTTGCTGCATCTGTGGGAACGCACCGGCAAGACCATTGCGTTTGTCACCCATTCTATTCCCGAAGCGGTGTATCTCAGTACCAAGATCGTGGTCATGTCGCCGCGCCCGGGACGGATCACCGATGTGATCAACAGCCCGCTGCCCAAAGAGAGGCCACTGGATATCCGGGACACGCCGGAGTTTCTTGAGGTTGCGCATCGCGTGCGCGAAGGCCTGCGCGCGGGGCATGGCGATGAGGTTTAG
- the hydA gene encoding dihydropyrimidinase, which translates to MTKVIKNGTVCTADRSWKADVLIEGETIKEIGENLSGDEYIDAEGAYVIPGGIDPHTHLEMPFMGTTAAETFESGTWAAAVGGTTMVVDFCLPGADGSIKNAINEWHRKSAPQICSDVGYHMAITGWNEDVFNEMKDAVDMGVNSFKHFMAYKGALMIEDDEMFASFKRCAELGALPMVHAENGDLVAEMQQKYFDQGITGPEGHAYSRPPEFEGEAANRAITIADAAGVPLYVVHVSCEQAHEAIRRARQKGMRVYGEPLIQFLTLDESEYFNKDWDHAARRVMSPPFRSKDHQDSLWAGLQAGSLQVVATDHAAFNTEQKRAGRDDFRIIPNGSNGLEERLAVLWTEGVETGRLTPNEFVAVTSTNVAKILNIYPKKGAIVEGADADIVVWDPKLSKTISPANHHSVLDYNVFEGFKVNAQSRYTLSRGEVIWAWGQNSQPQPGRGRFVPRPAFASASVALSKWKALTAPKMIQRDPLNIPAGI; encoded by the coding sequence ATGACAAAGGTCATCAAGAACGGCACCGTCTGCACAGCAGATCGCAGCTGGAAAGCCGACGTGCTGATCGAAGGCGAAACCATCAAGGAAATCGGCGAGAACCTGAGCGGGGACGAGTATATCGATGCCGAAGGCGCCTATGTGATCCCCGGCGGGATCGATCCGCATACCCATCTGGAAATGCCGTTCATGGGCACCACTGCCGCCGAAACCTTTGAATCCGGCACCTGGGCCGCCGCCGTGGGCGGCACAACGATGGTTGTCGATTTCTGCCTGCCGGGGGCGGATGGCAGCATCAAGAACGCGATCAACGAATGGCACCGCAAATCCGCGCCGCAAATCTGTTCCGATGTCGGCTATCACATGGCGATCACCGGCTGGAACGAGGATGTGTTCAATGAAATGAAAGACGCCGTGGATATGGGCGTGAACTCGTTCAAGCATTTCATGGCCTACAAGGGCGCGCTGATGATCGAGGACGATGAAATGTTCGCGTCCTTCAAGCGCTGCGCCGAACTGGGTGCGCTGCCGATGGTGCATGCCGAAAACGGTGATCTGGTTGCGGAAATGCAGCAGAAATACTTTGATCAGGGCATCACCGGGCCAGAGGGCCATGCCTATTCCCGCCCGCCCGAATTCGAAGGCGAAGCTGCCAACCGCGCCATCACCATCGCAGATGCGGCGGGGGTGCCGCTTTACGTCGTTCACGTGTCCTGCGAACAGGCGCACGAGGCGATCCGGCGGGCCCGCCAAAAGGGGATGCGCGTTTACGGAGAGCCTCTGATCCAGTTCCTGACGCTGGATGAAAGCGAATACTTCAACAAGGATTGGGACCACGCCGCGCGCCGTGTGATGTCGCCGCCGTTCCGCTCAAAAGATCATCAGGACAGCCTGTGGGCGGGTTTGCAGGCGGGATCTCTGCAGGTGGTGGCCACCGATCATGCCGCCTTTAACACCGAACAGAAACGTGCGGGCCGCGATGATTTCCGGATCATTCCGAACGGATCGAACGGGCTGGAAGAACGTCTGGCGGTTCTGTGGACCGAAGGCGTGGAAACCGGCCGTCTGACGCCCAATGAATTCGTCGCCGTGACCAGCACGAATGTCGCGAAGATCCTGAACATCTATCCGAAAAAGGGTGCGATCGTCGAAGGCGCGGATGCCGATATCGTGGTGTGGGATCCCAAGCTGAGCAAAACGATCAGCCCCGCAAACCACCATTCTGTTCTGGATTACAACGTGTTCGAAGGGTTCAAGGTGAACGCACAGTCGCGCTATACCCTAAGCCGCGGCGAAGTGATCTGGGCCTGGGGCCAGAACAGCCAGCCGCAGCCGGGCCGCGGACGGTTTGTGCCGCGCCCCGCCTTTGCATCGGCGTCGGTCGCGCTCAGCAAGTGGAAGGCGCTGACCGCCCCGAAAATGATCCAGCGCGACCCCCTGAACATTCCGGCGGGAATCTGA
- a CDS encoding Zn-dependent hydrolase — translation MAAPGENLKINGDRLWDSLMEMAKIGPGVAGGNNRQTLTDEDGEGRALFQKWCEDAGCSMGLDTMGNMFARREGADPDALPVYVGSHLDTQPTGGKYDGVLGVLGGLEILRTLNDLGIKTKHPIVVTNWTNEEGTRYAPAMLSSGVFAGIHSEDWAKARVDADGKSFGDELKRIGWQGDEPVGARKMHAFFELHIEQGPILEAEGKDIGVVTHGQGLSWTQITITGKDSHTGSTPMPMRKNAGLGMARVLELVDEIAWSHAPHAVGAAGHIDVYPNSRNVIPGKVVFTVDLRSPEIKVIEDMEARLKSGARKICDDMGLGIEMEKVGGFDPVTFDDTCVTAVRNAAERLGYSHMNLISGAGHDACWINQVSPTAMVMCPCVDGLSHNEAEEISKDWATAGADVLMHAVVETAEIVE, via the coding sequence ATGGCAGCCCCCGGCGAGAATCTGAAAATCAACGGCGACCGTCTTTGGGACAGCCTGATGGAGATGGCCAAGATCGGCCCAGGTGTCGCCGGCGGTAACAACCGTCAGACCCTGACAGACGAAGATGGCGAAGGCCGTGCGCTTTTTCAGAAGTGGTGCGAAGACGCAGGCTGTTCCATGGGGCTGGACACTATGGGTAATATGTTCGCCCGCCGCGAAGGTGCTGATCCTGATGCGCTGCCGGTCTATGTGGGATCGCATCTGGATACCCAGCCCACGGGCGGCAAATATGACGGCGTTCTGGGCGTTTTGGGCGGGCTGGAAATCTTGCGTACGCTGAATGATCTGGGGATCAAGACCAAACACCCCATCGTTGTCACGAACTGGACGAACGAGGAAGGTACGCGTTACGCGCCCGCCATGCTGTCCAGCGGTGTGTTTGCAGGCATACATTCCGAAGACTGGGCCAAGGCCCGCGTCGATGCCGATGGAAAATCCTTTGGCGATGAACTCAAACGCATTGGCTGGCAGGGGGATGAACCCGTCGGCGCGCGCAAGATGCACGCGTTTTTTGAACTGCACATCGAACAGGGCCCGATTCTGGAAGCGGAAGGCAAGGATATCGGCGTTGTCACCCACGGGCAGGGTCTTTCATGGACGCAGATCACCATTACCGGAAAGGATTCCCATACCGGCAGTACGCCGATGCCGATGCGCAAGAATGCCGGGCTGGGCATGGCGCGTGTGCTGGAACTTGTCGATGAGATCGCGTGGTCACACGCGCCACACGCGGTTGGCGCCGCAGGGCATATCGATGTCTACCCGAATTCGCGCAACGTGATCCCGGGCAAGGTGGTCTTTACGGTTGATCTGCGATCCCCCGAAATCAAGGTGATCGAGGATATGGAGGCGCGGTTGAAATCGGGCGCGCGGAAAATCTGCGATGATATGGGGTTGGGCATCGAAATGGAAAAGGTCGGCGGATTTGATCCGGTGACGTTTGACGACACCTGTGTCACAGCTGTACGCAATGCGGCAGAAAGATTGGGTTATTCCCATATGAACCTGATTTCCGGCGCGGGGCATGATGCCTGCTGGATCAATCAGGTGTCGCCGACAGCAATGGTCATGTGCCCCTGTGTTGATGGTCTGAGCCATAACGAGGCCGAAGAAATTTCGAAAGACTGGGCCACAGCGGGGGCCGATGTACTGATGCACGCTGTTGTCGAAACAGCAGAGATTGTAGAGTGA
- a CDS encoding cupin domain-containing protein: MNRLPAKATQLIDDDLVRVTRFDFEAGAETGWHTHAMDYVITAITTCQMQLEEPGGNIRSVTVAQGEAYRRNAGVEHNVINAGSAPMAFVEIELK, translated from the coding sequence ATGAACAGGCTGCCTGCGAAAGCAACACAGCTGATCGATGATGATCTGGTGCGGGTTACGCGGTTTGATTTCGAGGCCGGAGCCGAAACAGGATGGCACACGCATGCAATGGATTATGTGATCACCGCGATCACGACGTGCCAGATGCAACTGGAAGAGCCGGGTGGTAACATACGCTCTGTCACTGTTGCGCAGGGCGAGGCGTACCGCCGCAACGCGGGCGTGGAACATAATGTGATCAACGCCGGGTCTGCCCCGATGGCGTTTGTGGAAATAGAATTGAAATAA
- a CDS encoding TetR family transcriptional regulator C-terminal domain-containing protein, with protein MPDSTLPDDRKQPSRIQKRNRMVILDAALDVFSQHGYRGATLDQIAEAAGLSKPNILYYFDGKESIHITLLNQLMDTWLDPLHKLNADGDPLPELLAYITRKLEMARDLPRESRLFANEILQGAPRMGPHLQSSLKPLFDDKCAIIQQWMDAGKLAKFDPKHLIFSIWATTQHYADFDAQVQVLLEGRSSYDDATDYLTTLFTKLLTP; from the coding sequence ATGCCCGATTCAACGTTGCCGGACGACCGAAAACAGCCAAGCCGCATCCAGAAACGCAACCGGATGGTTATTCTGGATGCTGCGCTGGACGTGTTTTCCCAGCATGGATACCGCGGGGCCACACTGGACCAGATCGCCGAAGCCGCCGGTCTGAGCAAACCCAACATCCTGTATTACTTTGACGGCAAGGAATCCATTCACATCACCCTGCTGAACCAGTTGATGGATACGTGGCTTGACCCGTTGCACAAATTGAATGCGGATGGCGATCCGTTGCCGGAATTGCTTGCCTATATCACGCGAAAGCTGGAAATGGCGCGTGACCTGCCGCGCGAAAGCCGCCTGTTCGCAAACGAAATTCTGCAGGGCGCGCCGCGCATGGGCCCGCATTTGCAATCCAGCCTGAAGCCCCTGTTCGACGATAAATGCGCTATCATCCAGCAGTGGATGGATGCGGGAAAACTTGCAAAATTTGATCCGAAACACCTGATCTTTTCCATCTGGGCCACAACCCAGCACTACGCCGACTTTGACGCCCAGGTGCAGGTTCTGCTGGAAGGACGATCATCTTATGACGACGCAACAGACTACCTGACAACACTTTTCACCAAGCTGCTGACGCCCTGA
- a CDS encoding short chain dehydrogenase: MKIVIIGASGAVGRTAVQALSGRHDVVTVGKTSGDIQADIEDISSIQALCQRVGKIDAMVCAVGHGHFGPVKDMTTKDFLKGINGKVMSQVNLVLAGFDYMNDGGSFTLTSGVLNRDPIRGGAAAAAANGAIDGFVKGAAVDMPRGIRINAVSPEVLETSRQKYDGFFRGHTHVSDEAVGLAYSKSVEGCLTGQVFIVE; encoded by the coding sequence ATGAAAATCGTGATTATCGGCGCCAGTGGCGCAGTTGGCAGAACGGCGGTCCAGGCATTGTCGGGCAGGCACGATGTCGTGACTGTCGGCAAAACCAGCGGCGACATTCAGGCCGACATTGAGGATATTTCAAGCATTCAGGCTTTATGTCAGCGCGTCGGAAAAATTGATGCCATGGTTTGTGCCGTCGGACATGGCCATTTCGGACCGGTCAAGGACATGACGACCAAGGATTTCCTGAAAGGCATAAACGGCAAGGTCATGTCGCAGGTCAATCTGGTGCTTGCCGGGTTTGATTACATGAATGACGGCGGTTCATTTACTTTGACCAGCGGCGTTCTGAACCGTGACCCGATCAGGGGCGGCGCGGCAGCCGCCGCAGCCAACGGCGCGATTGACGGGTTTGTCAAAGGCGCCGCTGTCGATATGCCCAGAGGCATCCGCATCAACGCCGTAAGCCCCGAGGTTCTGGAAACGTCCAGACAAAAATATGACGGCTTTTTCCGCGGCCACACCCATGTTTCGGATGAAGCCGTCGGGCTGGCCTACTCGAAGTCGGTCGAAGGGTGCCTGACCGGTCAGGTGTTCATCGTCGAATAG